A genomic stretch from Marinimicrobium sp. C6131 includes:
- a CDS encoding DUF3147 family protein produces MMWIVTKYLLTAAVVVLVTEAAKRSDRLGGLLAALPMVTVLALIWLYIENQPQEKIANHAWYTFWYVVPTLPMFLAFPFMLPKLGFWPTLGVSVVITLVSFIGFALLVRRFGVELW; encoded by the coding sequence ATGATGTGGATTGTTACCAAATACCTGCTCACCGCCGCCGTGGTGGTGCTGGTCACCGAAGCCGCCAAGCGCAGTGATCGCCTGGGCGGCCTGCTCGCCGCCCTGCCCATGGTGACGGTGCTGGCCCTGATCTGGCTCTACATCGAAAACCAGCCCCAGGAGAAAATCGCCAACCATGCCTGGTACACCTTCTGGTACGTGGTGCCAACGCTGCCGATGTTTCTCGCGTTCCCATTCATGCTGCCAAAGCTGGGGTTCTGGCCGACCCTGGGAGTCAGTGTGGTGATTACGCTGGTCAGTTTTATTGGCTTTGCCTTGTTGGTTCGCCGTTTTGGAGTCGAGCTCTGGTGA
- a CDS encoding acetate/propionate family kinase: MVRSPVLVINSGSSSLKFSVFDMHTGREVLAGLAERLGTAEALMSWQGEGAKQHRAIPDQGHDGALREVHSLLDDVGTPAAIGHRVVHGGEAFSGSVVIDEAVIEGIEGCASLAPLHNPANLLGIRAMQRLYPAVPQVAVFDTAFHQSLAPEAYLYAIPIRLYREQRVRRYGFHGTSHQYVAGEAVHRLELDPQDHGLITAHLGNGCSAAAIHNGRSVDTTMGMTPLEGLVMGTRSGDVDPGLHEFLAEKLGLTLAEITAMLNRESGLLGLSALSNDMRTLTEAAQSGNGDAQRAIDVFCFRLARQIGALAASLPRLDALVFTGGIGENAAPVREQVLKRLPLFGFECDTALNNQHGDDRGRINAPGTTTAVVIPTREEWMIANDAFQLTHPSSGVE, translated from the coding sequence ATGGTTCGCAGTCCCGTTCTGGTGATCAATTCAGGCAGTTCATCGCTCAAATTCTCGGTGTTTGATATGCACACGGGCCGCGAAGTCCTCGCCGGTCTGGCCGAGCGGTTGGGGACAGCGGAGGCGCTGATGAGCTGGCAAGGCGAGGGCGCCAAACAGCACCGGGCGATTCCGGACCAGGGCCATGACGGTGCCTTGCGCGAGGTGCATTCGCTGCTGGATGACGTCGGCACCCCGGCCGCCATCGGTCACCGGGTGGTCCACGGCGGCGAAGCGTTTTCCGGCTCGGTGGTCATTGATGAGGCGGTCATTGAGGGGATCGAGGGTTGCGCCAGCCTGGCGCCGCTGCACAACCCGGCCAACCTGCTGGGTATCCGGGCCATGCAGCGTCTCTACCCGGCGGTTCCCCAGGTGGCGGTGTTCGATACCGCCTTTCACCAGAGCCTTGCGCCCGAAGCCTATCTCTACGCCATCCCCATTCGCCTGTACCGGGAGCAGCGCGTGCGCCGCTACGGCTTTCACGGCACCAGCCATCAATACGTAGCGGGCGAAGCGGTTCACCGCCTGGAACTCGACCCGCAGGATCACGGCCTGATTACCGCCCACCTGGGCAATGGCTGCAGCGCCGCCGCCATCCACAATGGTCGGTCGGTAGACACCACCATGGGCATGACCCCGCTCGAAGGGCTGGTGATGGGCACCCGTAGCGGGGATGTGGACCCGGGCCTGCATGAGTTTCTGGCCGAAAAGCTGGGGCTGACACTGGCGGAGATCACCGCCATGCTCAACCGGGAAAGCGGGCTGCTGGGCTTGTCGGCGCTGTCCAACGATATGCGCACCCTCACTGAAGCGGCCCAGTCCGGCAACGGCGATGCCCAGCGGGCCATTGATGTGTTCTGTTTCCGGCTGGCGCGGCAAATCGGTGCGCTCGCCGCGAGCCTGCCAAGATTGGATGCGCTGGTCTTTACCGGGGGTATTGGCGAGAACGCCGCCCCGGTGCGCGAGCAGGTACTGAAACGCCTGCCCCTGTTCGGCTTTGAATGTGATACCGCCCTTAACAACCAGCACGGCGACGACCGGGGGCGGATCAATGCCCCGGGCACCACCACCGCGGTAGTCATTCCCACCCGCGAAGAGTGGATGATCGCCAACGATGCTTTTCAACTCACTCATCCGTCATCAGGCGTGGAGTAA